Part of the Oscillibacter hominis genome is shown below.
CACAATGGTGTCGCGCATCTTGTCGCTGATGGAGTAGGGCGGGTAGACGGCCATGGAGTCGCCGCTGTGGATGCCCGCCCGCTCGATGTGCTGCATGATGCCGGGAATCAGCACGTCGGCGCCGTCGGAGATCACGTCCACCTCCAGCTCGCTGCCCTGGAGGTACTGGTCCACCAGGACGGGGTTCTCGATCCTGCCGGAGAGGATGACGTCCATGTAGCGGCGGACTTCCTCGTCGTTGTGGGCGATGACCATGTTCTGGCCGCCGATCACATAGCTGGGCCGCAGCAGCACGGGGTAGCCCAGCTCGGCGGCCGCCTTCAGCGCGCCCTCCATGCCGGTGACGCCGCAGCCCTTGGGCCGCTTGATCTCAAACTGCTCCAGCAATGCGTCGAAGCGCTCCCGGTCCTCGGCCATGTCGATGGACTCGGCGCTGGTGCCTAAGATGGGGATGCCCCGCTCGTCCAAAAACTTGGCCAGGGAGATGGCGGTCTGGCCGCCAAAGGCCACCACCACGCCCACGGGCTTCTCCACGTCGATGATGTCCATCACATCCTCGGGGCACAGTGGCTCAAAGTACAGCCGGTCGGCGGTGTCGTAGTCGGTGGACACGGTCTCCGGGTTGTTGTTGATGATGACCACCTCGTAGCCCAACTCCTTCAGCGTCCAGACGCAGTGGACGGAGGAGTAGTCGAACTCGATGCCCTGGCCGATGCGGATCGGCCCGGAGCCCAGGACGATGATCACCGGCTTTCCGGACCGGGGGAAGGAGCGAGACTCGCACACATTGTCGGCGGTGGAGTAGAAGTAGGGCGTCTCGGCGTCGAACTCCGCGCCGCAGGTGTCCACCATCTTGTAGACCGACTTGCGGTGCAGGGGGAGGCCCTTGCCGCTGAGGCGGCGCAGCGCCTCGTCGGGATAGCCCATGCGCTTGCCCTGGAGGTACAGCTCCTCCGTCATGGGGCCCTTGGCGATGCGCTGTTCAAACTCCGCCATGCCGGAGAGCTTGGAAAGGAACCAGCGGTCGATCCTGGTGATCTCGTGGAGCTCATCCACGCTGTAGCCCGCCTTCAGCGCCTCAAAGAGGGTGAAGAGGCGCCGGTCGTCCACCCGCTGTAGCCTGCTTTCCAGGGGCGCGCCGTCCAGGGGCTTGGCGTTGAGGGTGTCCAAGGAGATGGCCGCGCCCCGGACTGCCTTCATCAACGCCGCCTCAAAAGAGGGGGCGATGGACATGACCTCGCCGGTGGCCTTCATCTGGGTGCCTAAGGTGCGGGCCGCGTCGGCGAACTTGTCAAAGGGCCACTTGGGCACCTTCACCACCACATAGTCCAGCGTGGGCTCAAAGCAGGCGCAGGTCTTGCCGGTGATGTCGTTCCGGATCTCGTCCAGGCGATAGCCCAGGGCGATCTTGGTGGTGATCTTGGCAATGGGGTAGCCCGTGGCCTTGGAGGCCAGGGCGGAGGAGCGGGACACCCGGGGGTTTACCTCGATGACCGCGTACTCAAAGCTGTCCGGGTTCAGCGCCAGCTGGCAGTTGCACCCGCCCACGATGCCCAGGGAGGAGATGATGTCCAGCGAGGCGCTGCGGAGCATCTGGTATTCCTTGTCCGAAAGGGTCAGGGCCGGGGCCACCACGATGGAGTCGCCGGTGTGGACGCCCACGGGGTCAAAGTTCTCCATGGAGCACACGGCGATCACGTTGCCGGCGCCGTCCCGCATGGTCTCGAACTCAATTTCCTTCCAGCCGAAGATTGCTTTTTCCACCAGGATCTGGCGGATGGGGGAGGCATCCAGGCCGGTGCCGGCGATGATGCGCAGCTCCTCCGCGTTGCTGGCCGCGCCGCCGCCCGCGCCGCCCAGGGTAAAGGCGGGCCGGACGATGACGGGGTAGCCGATGCGCTCCGCCACGGAAAGCGCGGTCTCCACGTCCTCGGCGATGTCCGAGGGAATCACCGGCTGGCCGATGCGCTCCATGGTTTCCTTGAAGAGCTCCCGGTCCTCGGCCTGGGAGATGGCGTCGGCGTCGGTGCCCAAAAGCCGCACGCCCCGGCTCTTGAGGAAGCCGTCCTTGGCCAGCTGCATGGCCAGCGTCAGGCCCGTCTGGCCGCCCAAGGAGGCCAGCATGCTGTCGGGCCGCTCCTTGTCGATGATGCGCTTGATGGTCTCCTTGGTGAGGGGTTCCAGGTAGATCTTGTCCGCCATGGCCTTGTCGGTCATGATGGTGGCGGGGTTGGAGTTGCACAGCACCACGCTGACGCCCGCCTCCTTCAGCACCCGGCAGGCCTGGGCCCCGGCGTAGTCAAACTCGGCGGCCTGGCCGATGACGATGGGGCCGGAGCCGATGACCAGCACCTTTTTGATCGTGGTATCAAGAGGCATTACCGCTCACCTCCCATCAAATTCATAAAGCGGTCGAAGAGGAATGAAGTGTCCCTGGGCCCGGAGCAGGCCTCCGGGTGGAACTGAACGGTGAAGCACTTGAGTTCCGGGTAGTCGATGCCCTCGCAGGTGCCGTCATTGGCGTTCACAAGGCTGACCCTTCCGGAGCCCACCGTGTCCGCGTCCACTGCGTAGCCGTGGTTCTGGCTGGTGATGTAGGTGCGCTGGCCGTTCACTTCCTTCACCGGCTGGTTGACACCCCGGTGGCCGTATTTGAGCTTATAGGTCCTGCCGCCGGCGGCCAGTGCCGTCAGCTGGTGGCCCAGGCAGATGCCGAACATGGGCACCTTGCCCAAAAGCCGGCGGATCTGCTCGATCTGGAAGAGGTCGTCGGCCGGGTCGCCAGGGCCGTTGGAGAGCATCACGCCGTCCGCGCTCAGCGCCAGCACATCCTCGGCCCGGGCGGTGCAGGGCAGCGCCGTCACCTCGCAGTGGCGCTTTTGCAGCTCCCGGATGATGTTGCGCTTGGCACCGTAGTCGATGAGGGCCACCCGGCGGCGCACTTCCCCCTGGGCGGGGAAGACCTCCAGCTCCGTGCGGCTGACCGCCTCCACCGCGCCCTTCACGGCATAGGTACGCACAGCCTTCAAGTCCCCGGGGACCTTGGAGCAGATGATGGCGTTCATCACGCCGTGCTCCCGGATGATGCGGGTCAGCTCCCGGGTGTCCAGGCCGCACAGGCCCGGCACGCCCCGCTCCTTTAAAAACCGGTCCAGCTTGTACTGGCTGCGGAAGTTGGAGGGCGCGTCACATACCTCCCGGACCACGTAGCCCCGGACGGCGCACTCGCCCTCAAAATCCTGCTCGATGACGCCGTAATTGCCGATCAGCGGGAAGGTCTGCATGACAATCTGGCCGCAGTAGCTGGGGTCGGTCAGCGTCTCCAGGTAGCCGCACATGCCGGTGGTGAACACCAGCTCCCCCACGCTGTCCGTCTCTGCGCCGAAGCGCAGCCCCTCAAAGACCTGCCCGTCGGCAAGCACCAAATATCCCTTGTTCATATCCCTCTCCCTTTTCCGTGAATTTTGATTCCGATAAAGGACAGAATGTTCCATAATCTATCTTATTATGAAGGAAAACCCTACAATAGTCCAGAATCAATTGCCAAATACTTCAATCAAGATTGCACAAATCCCTTGGTGGAATTTGTGCAGTTTTACGAATTATCCCAGCCGCTTTTGTGCAAAAATTCTCCGGCTCCCTCACAAAATTTCTTTACAAAGGGTATTCATTTTGATATAGTATACAAGAAGTATAAGAAACGGCGGAATCAGCCGCCGTTTTTCCATGAAAACCGGTTGAAGAGGTGGGAGAGATGAGCTCTGAATTTCCAAGGATCCTGTCCCTTTTGCGGCAGGAGCGGGGCGTCAGCCAGCGGACGGCGGCCAAGGACCTGGGGGTGAGCCAGGCCCTGTTGAGCCACTATGAAAACGGCATCCGGGAGCCGGGCCTTCCCTTTGTGGTGCGGGCCTGCGACTACTACCATGTGTCGGCGGACTTTATCTTAGGCAGGACCCTCAGCCGGGACGGGGCCATGATCTCTTCCGACGAGGTCTACGACCCGGAGGCGGAGCGCAGCGGCGTGCTGAAGGGAAGCGTCCTTGCCACGCTGCAAAACAAACTGATCACCGGCTCCGTGTCGGTGCTGTTCGACCTTTTGGGCAAGGTGGGCGACAAGGGGGCCATCAACGCGGCGGCGGCTTACCTCTCCACCGGCATCTACCAGCTCTACCGCCGGCTCTACCGCTGCGCCGGCGGGAACGAGGCCTATTTCTCCGCCGACGCGGAGGTCTATTCCCTGGATATGGCCCTCGCTGACATGAAGCTCTCTGAGGTGCGTTATGCCCTGGCCCTGGACGAGGCGGCGGAGCGGAAGGAGGAGTTCCCCTCCGTATCCGACGAGAGCCTGAAGGAGGCCTATCCCGGCCGCAGCCAGAGCGTGGCCCAGGTGCTGCACAATACGGACGCGCGCCTGAGCGCGCTGACGGAGAAGTGAGATGAATTTTCAGTCCTTTGGATTTGTCGGCTTTTTCAGCCTGACGCTGGCGCTCTGCCTTGGGGCGGGGCGCCGCAACCGCCCGCTGGGGCAGGCGGTGCTGTTAATCGCCTCTGCGGTCTTCTACCTCTGGAGCTTCACCTCCGCCGCCTGGTGGGGGTGGGGTGTGCTGCTGGTGGGGAGCAGCGTGACCTATGGGGTCTGCCGGCACCTCATCTCCGGGCGGCTGAGGGGCCGTGGACGCAGGAGATGGTTCCTTTTGGCGATCAGCTATCACGTGGCCGTGCTGCTGGTCTTCAAGTACACGGGCTTTTTCACCGGCGGCGCCGTGGCGGTGGGCTGGGCTCCGCTGGGGCTGAGCTTTTTTACGTTCCAGCAGCTCTGGTTTTTAAAAGAGGTGTATACGGGGGAGTTCCCGGCGGCGGAGATGGAGCGCGTCAGCGGCGACTCCTTCACCCTCTTCAGCTTCTTTTTCCCCACGGTGACTTCCGGCCCCATCCTGCGGCCAGGCGCCTTCTTCCCCCAGCTGAAGGGGGAGAAGTTCCTGCGGCCCGACTGGGAGGACGCCCGGGCCGGCCTCTATGCCATCGCCTTGGGCTGCGGCAAGAAGGTGCTGCTTGCGGACTCCTTCGGCGTCATTGTCAACAACGGCTACGCCCACCTCGGAGAACTGGCCGCGCCCTCGGCGGCCCTGGTGGTGCTGGGCTACAGCCTTCAGCTGTATTTTGACTTCTCCGGCTACTGCGATATGGCCGCGGGGATTGCCCGGCTTTTGGGCGTCCGGCTGCCGCTGAACTTTGATTCGCCCTATCGCAGCCTCAGCGTGACCGAGTTCTGGAAGCGCTGGCACATCACGCTGACCACATTTTTACGGGAGTGCCTCTATTTCCCCCTGGGCGGCAGCCGCCGGGGCGCAGCCCGGACCTATCTCAACATCATGATCGTCTTTTTGGTCAGCGGCTTCTGGCACGGCGCCGGCTGGACCTTCCTCCTCTGGGGTGCCATCCATGGCGCCTGCCAGGTGGCGGAGCGGCTGTGGGGCAGCCGGCGGGACCGCCTGCCCAAGGCGGTGCGCTGGGCGCTGACCTTTGCCGTGGTGAACATCGCCTGGGTCTATTTCCGCGCGCCCACGGTGGCGGCGGGCAACAGCGTGCTGCGCGCCCTCTTTTCCCTGCGCATGGAACGGCCGGACAAGTGGCTGGTCTCCGGCCTCTTCGCCTCGGAGATGGACGCGGTTCGCATCCTGCTGCCATCGCTGACGCCCTGGCTGAACACCATTTTGATCCTGGGGCTTTACGGCGTGGGCCTAATGGTCATCGCCATGCCCCGCAGCGCGGTGCGGCGCATGGATGCCTTCCGTCCCACCTGGTGGCGCGCGGCGGGCCTCGCGGCGGTGCTTGTGTGGTCGGTGCTGTCCTTCAGCGGCATCACTACGTTTATCTACTCCAATTTCTGACGGGGAGGCGCGGATCATGAAAGAAAGGCGCTTTGTCCTGGGCACACTGGCCCTGGCACTGGCGGCGCTGGGGGCTTGCGCGGCCCTGGTCTGGTATGCCGACCCCTGCTTCTACTTCCGGTTTCCCGGGAAGATCGAGCCGGTCTTTTTCAGCGAGCGCTACCAGAACGCGGGCATGGCCAAGCATGTGGCGGCGGACACAGTGGTGATGGGTACCTCCATGACTGCCAACTACCGCGTCAGTGAGGTGGAGGCTGCCTTCGGCGGCACGGCGGTGAAGCTGACCTTTTCCGACGGCTACCTCAGCGAATTCGACCAGGCCATGGACATGGTCTTCCGCCATCACACGCCGGAGCGGGTGCTCTTCGGCCTGGACATCAACGTCCTCACCCGGGACGAATCCAAAAAAACCGACGCCCTGCCCGCATATCTCTACAACAAAAACCCACTGGATGATGTAAACTATATCCTGAATAAGGATACGCTGTACTACAGCCTCTACCGCATCAAATGCAGCCGGTGGGGCACCACCGACGACGTGGACCAGGCCTTCACCTGGGACGGCGACGTGTGGTGGTCCAAGGAGACCGCCCTGGCGGGCTACCAGCGGCCGGAGGTCTCGGCGGAACCCGTGGCGGTGACGGCCTATCACCAGAACGCCGTGGACAATGTGAAGGTGATCCTGAACTGGGCCAACCGCCACCCGGAGACGGAGTTCGACGTGTTCTTCCCGCCCTACAGCATGCTCTACTGGGACAAGATGCAGCGCACCGGCGCAACAGACGCCGTGTTTTCCGCGCTGGAGACGGGAATCCGGTACCTTGCCGAGAATCAGCAGCGGGAAAACATCCGCATCTTCTTTTTCCCGGCCCAGGAGGACATTGTGACGGACCTTGACAACTATGGCGACTATATCCACCACTCCGGCGCGGTGTGCTCCCGGCTGATCGGCGAGCTGGCCGCGGGGGAGTACGAGATCGACCCGGCCACAACGGAAACTGTGCGCAGCATTCTTTCCGAATGGAAGGAATTTGTGGTAAACTATGACTACGACGCCATTTGGCAGTGACCGTTGCATCAAGGGCGGAGCGGCTCCCCACGCGGCATAACGGGCCTAAACGCTGCGTGTCCGCGCGGGAGCGTGACTTGGCAAGGAGGTTTTTTCTATGATAAAGCAAAGCAATATACGTAACTTCTCCATCATCGCCCACATCGACCACGGCAAGTCCACCCTGGCCGACCGGCTGCTGGAGCGGTGCAACGCCGTCTCCGAGCGGGAGATGTCCAGCCAGCTCCTGGACAACATGGATTTGGAGCGGGAGCGGGGCATCACCATCAAGGCCCGCGCCGTCCGGCTGAGCTATCAGGCCCGGGACGGGGAAGTCTACGAGCTGAACCTGATCGACACGCCGGGCCACGTGGACTTCAACTATGAGGTCAGCCGGTCCCTTGCGGCCTGCGAGGGCGCGGTGCTGGTGGTGGACTCCACCCAGGGCGTGGAGGCCCAGACCCTTGCCAACACCTACCTGGCGCTGGAGCACAACCTGGAAATCCTGCCGGTATTCAACAAGATCGACCTGCCTGCCGCGGACCCCAAGCGGGCCAAGGAGGAGGTGGAGAACATCATCGGCCTGCCCGCCATGGACGCGCCGGAGATCTCCGCCAAGTTGGGCGTCAACATCGAGGACGTGTTAGAGGACGTGGTGAAAAACGTGCCGCCGCCCACCGGCGACGTGGACGCGCCCCTCAAGGCGCTGATCTTCGACAGCCAGTACGACAGCTACCGGGGCGTCATCGTCTACCTGCGGCTGATGGAGGGCACGCTCCGCACGGGCCAGAGCGTGAAGATGATGGCCTCCGGCGCCTCCTACCAGGTGGTGGAGTGCGGCCATCTGCTGCCCCTGGGCCTGGAGCCCTGCGACGCGCTGGAGGCCGGCGAGGTGGGCTATTTCACCGCCTCCATCAAGAACGTGAAGGATACCCGGGTGGGTGACACGGTCACCGACGCCCTCTGCCCGGCCGCCGAGGCCCTGCCCGGCTACCGCCCCGTGCAGCCCATGGTCTACTGCGGCATCTACACCGAGGACGGGTCGGAGTACCCGGATCTGCGGGACGCGCTGGAAAAGCTCCAGCTCAACGACGCCTCCCTAAGCTTTGAGCCGGAGAGCTCCGTGGCCCTGGGCTTTGGGTTCCGCTGCGGCTTTTTGGGCATGCTCCACCTGGAGGTGATCCAGGAGCGGCTGGAGCGGGAGTTCGACCTGGGCCTTGTGACCACGCTGCCCTCGGTCATCTACCACGTCACAAAGACCGACGGCACGGTGGTGAAGGTGGACAACCCCCACAACTACCCGGACCCGGCCTCCATCGAGCTGGCGGAGGAGCCCTACGTGAAGGTGTCCATCATCACGCCCCAGGACTACGTGGGCAACATCATGCCCATGTGCCAGGACCGCCGGGGCGAGTTCAAGGACATGCAGTACCTGGACACCAACCTGGTGGAGCTGCACTACCAGATGCCCCTCAACGAGATCATCTACGACTTTTTCGATGCCCTGAAGGCCAACACCAAGGGCTACGCGTCGCTGGACTACGAGCTCTCCGGCTACCGCCCCAGCGAGCTTGTGAAGGTGGACGTGCTGCTCAACGGCGACCAGGTGGACGCGCTGAGCTTCATCGCCCACAAGGACAAGGCCTACCCCCGGGCCCGGCGTCTGTGCGAAAAGCTGAAGGAGAACATCCCCCGCCAGCTCTTTGAGATTCCGGTCCAGGCGGCCATCGGCGGGCGGGTGATCGCCCGGGAGACGGTGAAGGCCATGCGCAAGGACGTGCTGGCCAAGTGCTACGGCGGCGACATCACCCGGAAGAAGAAGCTGCTGGAAAAGCAGAAGGAGGGCAAGAAAAAGATGCGCACGTTGGGCACGGTCCAGGTGCCGACGGAGGCATTTTTGGCGGTGCTCAAGTTAGACGAATAAAAAGGCCGCCGCACCCGCGCGAATCAAGCAAAAATAACAAAGAAAAGAGTATTTCATGACCTTTCAAGACTTACACCTGCTGCCCGAGATTCAACGGGCGGTCCGTGACGTGGGCTATGTGACCCCGTCGCCCATCCAGGCCCAGGCCATCCCGCCGGTGCTGACCGGCCGCGACCTGATCGGCTGCGCCCAGACGGGCACCGGCAAGACGGCGGCCTTCGCCATCCCCATCCTCCAGCACCTGCACCAGGAGAAGAAGTTCACCCACAAGCCCATCCGGGCCCTGATCCTCACGCCCACCCGGGAGCTGGCCCTCCAGATCAAGGAGAGCTTCGACGACTATGGCAAGTACCTGCCCCTGATCACCACGGTGATCTTCGGCGGCGTCAGCCAGGTGCCCCAGGTGGAGGCCCTGCAAAAGGGCACTGACATCCTGGTGGCCACGCCGGGGCGGCTCAACGACCTCTGCAACCAGGGCCACATCGACCTCAGCCACATCAGCTGCTTTGTCCTGGACGAGGCGGACCGGATGCTGGACATGGGCTTCATCCACGACGTGCGCAAGGTGCTTGCCCGCCTGCCGGAGCAGCGCCAGACCCTGCTCTTCTCCGCCACCATGCCGGAGGAGATCGTCAAGCTGACCCGCCAAATCCTGAAAAACCCCATCACCGTGGAGGTGACGCCCGTGTCCTCCACCGTGGACGCCATCGAGCAGTCCCTCTACAAGGTGGACAAGGCCAACAAGCGGAGGCTCCTCATCCACCTGCTGCGGGAGAACGGCTGGTATTCCGTGCTGGTCTTCACGGCCACCAAGCACGGGGCCGACCGGGTGGCCAAGGAGCTTTGCCGGGAGGGGATCCCCACCATGGCCATCCACGGCAACAAGAGCCAGAACGCCAGGGTCAAGGCCCTGGAGAGCTTTAAGAGCGGGGAAAGCCGGGTGCTGGTGGCCACGGACATTGCGGCCCGGGGCATCGACATCAACGAGCTTTCCTGCGTCATCAACTTCGACCTGCCCAATGTGCCGGAGACCTATGTCCACCGCATCGGCCGCACGGGCCGGGCGGGCCACGGCGGCGTGGCGGTGAGCTTCTGCAATTTTGACGAGCTGGCCTATTTGAAGGACATTGAGAAGCTCATCGGCAAGAAGGTGCCGGAGGTGGCGGACCACCCCTATCCCATGGAGGTCTTTGAGGCCACGCCCAAGGCGGAGCGCCCGCCCCGCCCTCCCCGGGTAGAGCGGACGGCAAAGCCCGCGGCGGAGCGGCCCGCCGGGAAAGAGCGGCCCGCAAGGGCGGAGCGGCCCAGGAACCAGGAGCGGGTGGTACGGACGGAGCACTCTGCAAAAACGGAGCGGCCCCAGGCCGCTGCAGCGGAGCCGCCCAAGCCCCGCAAGGTGCGCTCCGGCGCGCCGATGCTGCCCGGGTATGTGGTGGCGGCGGCGGACGGCCGCCGCAGGCGGAAGAAATAAAAAAGAGCGCACGACGGTCATTCGTCGTGCGCGTCTTCTAAGCTTAAGGCGGTTTCTATGTAGAGATTTTCTATTCCGTCTACTGCGGTCAGCAGCTGTTTCTTCGCTTGAGGGACATTTCCAGCGTCTATGGAATCCAATGCATCGGAGACGGCGCCCATTAAGAGGGCATACATCTTTTTGTACGGAATCATTGCTATCACCTCATCATTTATATATTGCCACAATATTGTAGCATATTTAAATGTTAGATGCAACAAAATAGTAGCATTTACTCACAAGGAGTGATGCTGCTATGGTTTTCCAGCGGTTGGAAGACTTGAGAATAGATGCGGATAAGACGCAAGAAGACATTGCCAGAATACTGAATTGCAAAAGGGAAGTGTATCGGCGGTATGAAAAGGGGCTTCAAGAAATACCTGTCTGGGCACTTATCAAACTGGCGGACTTCTACAAGACAAGCACGGACTATATCTTGGGTCTGACAAACAAGCGGGAACAGGATTAAAACAGAGGGGAAAAGAGTATAGTTCGCTACAATATTGTGGCATATTCAGATGTAAGATGCAACAAAATAATAGCATTCCTTTATAAGGAGTGATGCTATTATGGTTTTCCAGAGGTTAGAAGATTTGAGGATAGATGCAGATAAAACCCAGGAGGACATTGCTGATATACTGGATTGTAAAAGGGAGGTTTATCGGCGATACGAAAAGGGAATTCATGAAATACCTGTCTGGGCACTCGTAAAACTGGCAAGCTTCTACAAGACAAGCACGGATTACATTCTGGGCCTTACGGATATAAAGAAACCATACCCAAAGGGGAAGTAACGCACAATGGAAAGAGCGCACGACGGTCATTCGTCGTGCGCTCTTTTTCTCACTCGAGGCCCATCACGTCCTCCACTGGCATGGACAGCACCACGCCCTGGGCCGGACTCTTGGGGCCGAACTGCTTGTGGATCGCGTCCATGATCCCCACCTTCTTCTTCCGGGAGGACACAATCAAAATCAGCTCCTGCTCCTCCTGGAGGGAGATGCCGAAAAAGCGCATGGGCTCCTCCAAACCCCGGCGCCGGCCGCGCAGCACCGTGCCGCCGGTGGCCCCGGCGCTCCGGGCCGCGTCCATCACCTCGTCGCTGAAGCCCTGGTTGACGGCGGCTAAAATCATGGCGTATGCGGACTGTGAAGCCATAGGCGGGTCTTCCTCCTCTTTTTTGGGAATGGGCCGGTCCAGCAGGTGCATCACGCTGGACTGGAGGCCGCTGATGGGGATGGTCACGGCGATGCCCGTGCCGTGGTGCTTCAGGTGCAGGGCCCGGTTCAGCTGCCGCAGCAGCCCCGGGGCCTCCTCCCGCCGGATCATGGCCAGGCTGACGGCCTTGTCGGTCTCGCCCAGGCCGCTCAGCCGCAGGATTTCCGAGCTGGCGGTGCCCTTTCCCCGGCACTGGTACTGGAGGGGCACAAAGCCCTGCTTCAGCAGCGCGGACACCTGCACGGCGCCCTCCGCGTCGCTGATGACGCACAAAAGGCGGGGCCCGGTCATGCGCACACCTCCTCGTCCAAGTCAATGATGTAGTCCTCTTCCTCCGGCGCGGCGGGGGCCTCCTCCGGGGCAAAGCGGAGCTTCCGGGCGTAGACCACGCCCATGGCCTGGACCGCGATCAGCGGGGCCAGGGCCACCAGGGCCACCACACCGAAGGCGTCAGTGACCACGCTGCCGCCCGCGCCGGTGCACGCGCCGATGGACAGCGGCAGCAAAAAGGTGGAGGTCATGGGGCCGGAGGCCACGCCGCCGGAGTCAAAGGCGATGCCCACGAACACCCGGGGCACGAAATAGGTCAGAATCAGGGCGATGAGATAGCCGGGAATCAAAATCCAGTAGATGTGGATGCCCGTCACCACCCGCACCATGGCCAGCCCCACCGCCGCGGACACGCCTAAGGACAGGCACAGGTTCATGGACCTGCGGGAGATGGCGCCGTTGGTCAGGTCCTCCACCTGGTGGTTGAGGATCTGCACCGCCGGCTCGGCCTTGACGATGCAGTAGCCGATCACCGCGCCCACCGGCACCAGAAGCCACAACTGGTCGGCCATGCGGCTGCCTAAGAGGCTGCCCACCGGGGCAAAGCCCACGTTGACCCCGGTGAGGAACAAAATGAGGCCCACGATGGTGTAGGCAAAGCCCACGGCCATCCGCAGCAGCTGGCCCCGGTGGTAGCGGCGGGTGAAGAACTGGAAGAGCAGGAAAACCGCCAGCACCGGCGCCATGGAGGAGAGGACCTCCCGGCCGAAATGGGGCAGCTGCACGGCAAAGGCCGCCGCCACGTCCCGGGTGGTCTCCACCTGGGCGATGTCCACTGTGGCGTAGGAGCTGCCGTCGGGGCGGTAGAAGATGCCCAGGAGCAGTACCATCAAAATGGGGCCGATGCTGGAAAAGGCCACCAGGCCGAAGCTGTCGTCCGCGCCGTTTTTGTCGCTCCGGGCGGCGGAGAGGCCGATGCCCATGGCCATGATGAATGGCACGGTCATGGGGCCGGTGGTGACGCCGCCGGAGTCGAAGGCCACGGGCACAAAGTCCGCCGGGGTCACAAAGGACAGGGCGAACAGCGCCAGGTACAAAATGCACAGCAGCCGGGGCAGGGGGATGCGGAACAAAATGCGCAGCGCCGCCGCCACCAGAAAGAGGCCCACGCCCACCGCCACGGTCCAGATCAGCACCTCATTGGGCACCGAGGGCACCTGGTTGGCCAGGACCTGGAGGTCCGGCTCGGCGATGGTGATGATGGCGCCCATCAGGAAGCACAGCCCCACCGTCAGCGGCAGGCTGCGTGTTTTAAAGAGCTGGGTGCCGATGCCCTCGCCCAACGGCGTCATGGACATCTCCGCGCCCAGCTGGAAAAACCCCATGCCGACGATCAGCAGCACCGCGCCCGTGAGGAACAGCAGCACCGTGCCCACTTCCAGGGGCACCGCCGCCACCGTCAGCAGCAGTACGATGGCGGTGATGGGGAGCACCGCCGCCACGGATTCCATGATTTTTTCCCGTAATTTCTTGTTCAACTCGTGGACTTCCCTCCATTTCTCAAACCATAAGACCATTCTTCTTCAGTTCATTATACGGGAAAACAGAGGGTGGAACAACGGGAAAATCGGAATCTTATCAGAATCTTTACGCTTTATTATGGACAAAATGGTTAAAAAATGAAACAAACATGGGGAAATGCACCCTGGCGCAAACAGCGGTTGACAGCCGCGCCGCCGCACCGTACAATGAAAAAAACCGCCGCAGCACGCTGCGGCAGGCTCAGAAAAGAGGGAATGCACATGAAGAAAACGCTTTCGCCCGGCGCGTGGAAGAAGACGGCGTTTCCCAAGTATACGACCCAACTTATGAATTTGGCAAACCAGACCGCCCAGGGCACCCGCCCCAAGGTGGTGGGCCAGATGTCGGAGCTCTTTCCCCAGTACCGGCGGAGCACGGAGAAGCCCTCCGTCGAGGGGTGGGAGCAGTGGTACCGGGAACAGAACCCGGAGGCCATTGAGCG
Proteins encoded:
- a CDS encoding carbamoyl phosphate synthase small subunit, with translation MNKGYLVLADGQVFEGLRFGAETDSVGELVFTTGMCGYLETLTDPSYCGQIVMQTFPLIGNYGVIEQDFEGECAVRGYVVREVCDAPSNFRSQYKLDRFLKERGVPGLCGLDTRELTRIIREHGVMNAIICSKVPGDLKAVRTYAVKGAVEAVSRTELEVFPAQGEVRRRVALIDYGAKRNIIRELQKRHCEVTALPCTARAEDVLALSADGVMLSNGPGDPADDLFQIEQIRRLLGKVPMFGICLGHQLTALAAGGRTYKLKYGHRGVNQPVKEVNGQRTYITSQNHGYAVDADTVGSGRVSLVNANDGTCEGIDYPELKCFTVQFHPEACSGPRDTSFLFDRFMNLMGGER
- the carB gene encoding carbamoyl-phosphate synthase large subunit, with the protein product MPLDTTIKKVLVIGSGPIVIGQAAEFDYAGAQACRVLKEAGVSVVLCNSNPATIMTDKAMADKIYLEPLTKETIKRIIDKERPDSMLASLGGQTGLTLAMQLAKDGFLKSRGVRLLGTDADAISQAEDRELFKETMERIGQPVIPSDIAEDVETALSVAERIGYPVIVRPAFTLGGAGGGAASNAEELRIIAGTGLDASPIRQILVEKAIFGWKEIEFETMRDGAGNVIAVCSMENFDPVGVHTGDSIVVAPALTLSDKEYQMLRSASLDIISSLGIVGGCNCQLALNPDSFEYAVIEVNPRVSRSSALASKATGYPIAKITTKIALGYRLDEIRNDITGKTCACFEPTLDYVVVKVPKWPFDKFADAARTLGTQMKATGEVMSIAPSFEAALMKAVRGAAISLDTLNAKPLDGAPLESRLQRVDDRRLFTLFEALKAGYSVDELHEITRIDRWFLSKLSGMAEFEQRIAKGPMTEELYLQGKRMGYPDEALRRLSGKGLPLHRKSVYKMVDTCGAEFDAETPYFYSTADNVCESRSFPRSGKPVIIVLGSGPIRIGQGIEFDYSSVHCVWTLKELGYEVVIINNNPETVSTDYDTADRLYFEPLCPEDVMDIIDVEKPVGVVVAFGGQTAISLAKFLDERGIPILGTSAESIDMAEDRERFDALLEQFEIKRPKGCGVTGMEGALKAAAELGYPVLLRPSYVIGGQNMVIAHNDEEVRRYMDVILSGRIENPVLVDQYLQGSELEVDVISDGADVLIPGIMQHIERAGIHSGDSMAVYPPYSISDKMRDTIVECSTKLALSLGTKGLINIQYLIYQGELYVIEVNPRASRTVPYISKVSGVPMVDLATRVMVGQSLASLGYGTGLYDTPPYVTVKVPVFSFEKITDANASLSPEMKSTGEVLGVGKTLQEALFKGLVSAGFHVERERRGGILISVNRRDQPEVVHIARKLDDLGYKLYATERTAREISQLGTDVEVVGKLGQDNRVFGLLESGKIDYIILTGSTEPDYIRDFIHLNHRCVQLGIPCLTSLDTAAALTDILASRYTQQNTELVDIAHLRKWKQELRFVKMQTSGNDCIIIENFDGTVECPESLALTLCDRHCGVGADGLVLLEPSNRADVKMRMFNNDGSEGAVAGNALRCVGKYLFDRGLIHRHMVSVETIRGTHQITLYTTNGKVTSACVSMGKASLDASRLPTTLSEPQLVDYPTEIGGRQWRITCVDLGNPHCVVFCDRVDAVDLPVVGPQFERAPIFPERINTEFIRVVNPNTIKMRVWERGSGETMACGSGACAAVVAAVAGGLCQKGADITVKVRGGDLIVRYTDEGITLTGDAKKVFEGTVRY
- a CDS encoding helix-turn-helix domain-containing protein, encoding MSSEFPRILSLLRQERGVSQRTAAKDLGVSQALLSHYENGIREPGLPFVVRACDYYHVSADFILGRTLSRDGAMISSDEVYDPEAERSGVLKGSVLATLQNKLITGSVSVLFDLLGKVGDKGAINAAAAYLSTGIYQLYRRLYRCAGGNEAYFSADAEVYSLDMALADMKLSEVRYALALDEAAERKEEFPSVSDESLKEAYPGRSQSVAQVLHNTDARLSALTEK